ACTTTTAAAATATTGTTTTGAAACGCATTCTATTCATCGATCGCGACGGCACCTTAATAAATGAAGCGCCCCCTACTTATCAGTTAGATAGTTTTGACAAGCTAACCTTTTACCCGCATATGTTTGAATACATGGGCCGCATAGCCCGCGAGCTGGACTATGAACTGGTAATGGTAACCAACCAGGATGGGCTGGGTACTGATGCGTTTCCGGAAGATACGTTCTGGCCCCTGCAGAACCTGGTAATGAAAAGTCTCGAAGGCGAAGGCATACACTTCAGCGCAGTGCATATCGACAAGTCATTTCCCAAAGACAATGCGCCTACGCGTAAACCCGGTACTGGTATGCTTACACAATACCTGAATAACGAGGAATACGATATCATCAACTCATATGTTATCGGCGATCGCATCACCGATGTACAGCTGGCCAAAAACCTGGGCTGCAAAGCCATCTGGCTGAACCAGGACCCGAACCTGGGCGCCGGTGAAATTCAGGATAAAGTAGCAGAGTTGCGTTCGGTTATTGCATTGGAAAGCACACACTGGAGCACTATTTACGATTACCTGAAACTGGGCCTGCGCAAAGTGATTCACGAACGCAATACCAACGAAACGCAGATAAAAATTGAACTGAATGTAGATGGCCGTGGCAAGGGCGCTATTTATACCGGGCTT
The Niastella koreensis GR20-10 genome window above contains:
- the hisB gene encoding bifunctional histidinol-phosphatase/imidazoleglycerol-phosphate dehydratase HisB encodes the protein MKRILFIDRDGTLINEAPPTYQLDSFDKLTFYPHMFEYMGRIARELDYELVMVTNQDGLGTDAFPEDTFWPLQNLVMKSLEGEGIHFSAVHIDKSFPKDNAPTRKPGTGMLTQYLNNEEYDIINSYVIGDRITDVQLAKNLGCKAIWLNQDPNLGAGEIQDKVAELRSVIALESTHWSTIYDYLKLGLRKVIHERNTNETQIKIELNVDGRGKGAIYTGLGFFDHMLDQIARHGKMDLTIRANGDLHIDEHHTIEDTGIALGEAFAQALADKRGMERYGFALPMDEADAKVLIDFGGRNWIVWNAEFKRERIGEMPTEMFFHFFKSFSDAARCNLNIECHGDNEHHKIEAIFKAFAKAIRMAVKRDPLSNYLPSTKGVL